From the genome of Bacillota bacterium, one region includes:
- a CDS encoding helix-turn-helix transcriptional regulator, whose product MLNYELVGPRFSELRNKSGLTQSQIANYLDVDQSYISKCEKNERRFSANLLEKAAALFGCSIEYFTEETSKFEPLPIALRAEGITAEDLETIAAINQIAVNLRVMEGLIEGEWL is encoded by the coding sequence GTAGGCCCCCGATTTAGTGAGTTGCGCAATAAAAGCGGCCTAACCCAAAGCCAAATTGCTAACTACCTCGATGTCGACCAAAGCTACATTTCGAAATGTGAAAAAAACGAGCGGCGCTTTAGTGCAAATCTCCTGGAAAAAGCAGCAGCTCTCTTTGGGTGTTCCATAGAATACTTTACGGAGGAAACAAGCAAGTTCGAACCCCTACCCATAGCCCTTAGAGCCGAAGGTATAACCGCTGAAGATCTAGAAACCATAGCCGCCATTAACCAGATTGCAGTAAATTTGCGCGTCATGGAAGGATTGATCGAGGGGGAATGGTTGTGA